The proteins below are encoded in one region of Thermoanaerobaculia bacterium:
- a CDS encoding glycosyltransferase family A protein: MSLFDVVLPTRGRSHTIGFAIASVLAQTEPEFRLRVVGDGCDDETERVVATFTDPRVSFARFPKGTGFGYGHRNTVLRSGNAPYVAYMTDDDLMFPDHLALGRAALEEGSAGLVAFRSAQVRFPDGVDPFFFAFDWKVPILGGFLRNWFIGSANLVHRRALFDRIGYWDASLVRFGDREFYRRARVAGEARYRAETTLLRFFAAEWDARYADLREPPQKRYLERIGDPEWVRGFRALARSGPRGARVRFGQARDFLRFAARSGPKFARFAFRRRAAIDTPPDGFYSRRK; this comes from the coding sequence GTGAGCCTCTTCGACGTCGTCCTGCCGACGCGCGGCCGTTCGCACACGATCGGATTCGCCATCGCGTCCGTCCTCGCCCAGACGGAGCCGGAATTCCGGCTGCGCGTCGTCGGGGACGGCTGCGACGACGAAACCGAGCGGGTCGTCGCGACGTTCACCGATCCGCGCGTCTCCTTCGCCCGGTTCCCGAAAGGGACCGGCTTCGGGTACGGCCACCGGAACACCGTGCTCCGGTCGGGCAACGCCCCCTACGTCGCCTACATGACCGACGACGACCTGATGTTCCCGGATCACCTCGCGCTCGGCCGCGCCGCGCTCGAGGAAGGAAGCGCCGGCCTCGTCGCGTTCCGGTCGGCCCAGGTCCGGTTTCCCGACGGCGTGGACCCGTTCTTCTTCGCGTTCGACTGGAAGGTTCCGATCCTCGGCGGCTTCCTTCGGAACTGGTTCATCGGCTCGGCGAACCTCGTTCACCGCCGCGCTCTCTTCGATCGGATCGGCTACTGGGACGCGTCGCTCGTGCGGTTCGGAGACCGCGAGTTCTACCGGCGCGCGCGCGTCGCGGGGGAGGCGCGCTATCGCGCTGAAACGACGCTCCTGCGGTTCTTCGCGGCGGAGTGGGACGCGCGCTATGCGGACCTGCGGGAGCCGCCCCAGAAGCGCTACCTCGAACGGATCGGCGACCCGGAGTGGGTTCGCGGTTTTCGGGCGCTCGCCCGGAGCGGCCCGCGGGGCGCCCGGGTGCGTTTCGGACAGGCGCGCGACTTCCTCCGTTTCGCGGCGCGTTCGGGGCCGAAGTTCGCGAGATTCGCTTTCCGCCGCCGCGCCGCGATTGACACCCCGCCGGACGGGTTCTACTCTCGCCGGAAATGA
- a CDS encoding NAD(P)-dependent oxidoreductase, with product MTTIGFIGLGSMGLPMATNLRGAGYEVLAFNRTREKAQAFAKEGGWAVDRPRDAAGAGVVVSMVSNDRALEEIVEGSGGVLEGLPQGGLHVSMSTVSPAAARRLGATHAEHGCGYVAAPVFGRPEAAAARKLWICSSGAERGRARPILDALGQGVFDFGEDPGAANVVKLSGNFLIAAALEAMAEAFALCEKNGIARAAVASLFSSTLFACPVYKNYGDVVAAQRYSPPGFRLALGAKDMALVLGAAHESGAPMPAASLVHDRLLASVGRGRADLDWAGLALAVSEDAGLRR from the coding sequence GTGACGACGATCGGTTTCATCGGACTGGGAAGCATGGGCCTTCCGATGGCGACGAACCTTCGAGGCGCCGGGTACGAGGTTCTGGCGTTCAATCGCACGCGCGAGAAGGCGCAAGCCTTTGCGAAGGAAGGAGGATGGGCGGTCGATCGGCCGCGCGACGCCGCGGGAGCGGGCGTCGTCGTCTCGATGGTCTCGAACGACCGCGCCCTCGAGGAGATCGTGGAAGGAAGCGGAGGCGTTCTCGAAGGTTTGCCGCAGGGGGGGCTGCACGTCTCGATGAGCACGGTTTCTCCCGCGGCGGCGCGCCGGCTCGGCGCAACGCACGCCGAGCACGGCTGCGGCTACGTCGCCGCGCCCGTCTTCGGGCGGCCGGAAGCCGCCGCGGCGCGCAAGCTCTGGATCTGCTCCTCCGGCGCCGAGCGCGGCAGGGCGCGCCCGATCCTCGACGCTCTCGGCCAGGGTGTGTTCGATTTCGGGGAGGACCCGGGGGCGGCCAACGTCGTGAAGCTCTCCGGAAATTTCCTGATCGCGGCCGCGCTCGAAGCGATGGCCGAGGCTTTCGCGCTGTGCGAGAAGAACGGGATCGCGCGAGCGGCCGTCGCCTCGCTCTTCTCCTCGACCCTGTTCGCGTGTCCGGTCTACAAGAACTACGGAGACGTGGTCGCCGCACAGCGGTACTCACCGCCGGGGTTCCGGCTCGCCCTCGGCGCCAAAGACATGGCGCTCGTCCTCGGCGCCGCTCACGAAAGCGGGGCGCCTATGCCCGCCGCGAGCCTCGTTCACGATCGGCTCCTCGCCAGCGTGGGACGGGGCCGTGCGGACCTCGACTGGGCCGGGCTGGCGCTGGCCGTTTCGGAGGACGCCGGGCTGCGCCGCTGA
- a CDS encoding thioredoxin domain-containing protein, whose product MVIPCPDCGKKNRVPAEHLADRGRCGACRSEIPPRSEPLEVDSAAFDEIARSARVPVLVDFWAAWCAPCRMAAPEVARTAAEMAGRALVVKVNTELHPDLAARFGVRGIPNFVVLRDGEIVTQQAGLVPSARMVQWLTAAAEERQAPAGA is encoded by the coding sequence ATGGTGATTCCCTGCCCCGACTGCGGAAAGAAGAACCGGGTCCCGGCGGAGCATCTCGCCGACCGCGGCCGCTGCGGAGCGTGCCGCTCGGAGATCCCGCCGCGCTCCGAGCCGTTGGAGGTGGACTCCGCCGCGTTCGACGAAATTGCGAGGAGCGCGAGAGTCCCCGTGCTCGTGGACTTCTGGGCGGCCTGGTGCGCGCCATGCCGCATGGCCGCTCCGGAGGTCGCACGGACCGCCGCGGAGATGGCGGGCCGCGCCCTCGTCGTGAAGGTGAACACGGAGCTCCATCCCGATCTCGCCGCGCGGTTCGGGGTGCGCGGGATCCCGAATTTCGTCGTCCTGCGGGACGGCGAGATCGTCACCCAGCAGGCCGGGCTCGTTCCGAGCGCGCGCATGGTTCAGTGGCTCACCGCCGCCGCGGAGGAACGGCAAGCGCCCGCAGGGGCGTAG